A genomic segment from Aegilops tauschii subsp. strangulata cultivar AL8/78 chromosome 1, Aet v6.0, whole genome shotgun sequence encodes:
- the LOC109771790 gene encoding uncharacterized protein isoform X1, with translation MWKTGQHKLISLQASLKKNISLQAATTNPPSISPDPPPPPEILHRSHLISLRRRCLGTASRFPHLILGYEVSLPRHVDHGWTRNCYGCPPPAPSRSPWKPRSPRSILVVTAGNDYKTKTHKVSEMRWGWGRSFGAAPGGSIYSTRRTLSKVVITLAEPGWRKEFGSDVNSAGAGGYSMGQKSGGSVAAQMHSSGATTHICTRVSRRLRDVQKWCSRSTVMVCSAITETGLFQVVTTLRGDCDVKGQHMVQIPKIFCRCMAQSMIVRSRMVLLDSLII, from the exons ATGTGGAAAACGGGGCAACACAAACTTATCTCCTTGCAGGCCTCCCTCAAAAAGAATATCTCACTGCAGGCCGCCACCACAAATCCTCCATCGATCTCACCTgatccaccgccgccgccagaaATCCTCCATCGTTCTCACCTGATTTCCCTGCGCCGCCGTTGTCTTGGCACCGCATCCAGGTTTCCCCACTTGATCCTTGGGTATGAGGTTTCCCTCCCACGGCATGTAGATCACGGCTGGACAAGAAACTGTTACGGTTGTCCACCGCCGGCACCATCGCGCTCTCCTTGGAAGCCCCGCTCCCCGCGCTCCATTTTGGTAGTCACCGCAGGGAACGACTACAAAACAAAGACGCACAAG GTGTCGGAGATGCGGTGGGGATGGGGAAGGTCATTCGGTGCTGCGCCGGGAGGCAGCATCTACTCCACTAGAAGAACGCTAAGCAAA GTTGTTATTACTTTGGCTGAACCTGGATGGCGCAAA GAATTTGGATCAGATGTCAATAGCGCAGGGGCAGGGGGCTACTCGATGGGCCAAAAAAGCGGAGGTTCAGTTGCGGCCCAGATGCACAGCAGCGGTGCGACGACTCATATATGCACAAGGGTGTCGCGACGACTGAGAGATGTACAGAAGTGGTGCAGCCGCTCCACAGTGATGGTTTGTAGTGCA ATTACAGAAACTGGATTGTTTCAGGTAGTGACGACATTACGTGGTGACTGTGACGTCAAAGGACAACACATGGTTCAG